ttccaccataatatgcaaataaaatgttaaaaaaaacagacaatgtgattttctggatatttttttctcagtttgtctcccatagttgaggtctacctatgatgtaaattacagacacctctcatctttttaagtggtggaacttgcactattgctgactgactaaatacttttttgccccactgtatatactagatggtggcccgattctaacgcatcgggtatcctagaatatgcatgtatgtatatagcagccacatagtatatagcacaggccacgtagtatataagagtgctacgtggcctgtgctatatactatgtggctgctatatacatacatacgtattgtagaatacccaatgcgttaatacaggccacacagtaaataacactgcccacgtagtatataacacagcccacacagtatataacagccacgcagtatataacactgcccacgtagtatgtaacactggccacgtaatatataacagcccacgtaaagatagcacagcccacatagtatctaacagtggccacgtagtatatagcacgcagtatagaacacagcccacgtagtatttagcagtgtgggcaccatatccctgttaaaaaaaaaaaaaataattaaaataaaaaatagttatatactgacccgccgggatccagcgaagctgtgccgatgcgtgcgcgcctgccgccatctttcattcccaggatgcattgtgaaattacccagatgacttagcggtctcgcgagaccgctaagtcttctgggtaattttgcaatgcatctctgggaacggaagctggcggcaggcgtgcgcatcgtcggacgacggaaggtgagaatagcaggttttttgttttttttaagtatttttaacattagatctttttactattgatgctgcataggcagcatcaatagtaaaaagttggggacacacagggttaatagcagtgttaacggagtgtgttacccgcggcataacgcggtccgttaacgctggcattaaccctgtgtgagcggtgactggacgggagtatgaagcgggcgccgggcactgactggacggaagtagggagcgaCTAATTCTaggcctgactgtgcccgtcgctgattggtcgcgacagccatgacaggcagctggcaagaccaatcggcgacgtgggatttccgttacagacagaaggacagacagaaagacggaagtgacctttagatatagtagatatatataatatgtgtagaAAAGTTGTGCTTACTGTGTGTCTTGAGGGACACTCGCTTGGTAGCTGATTAACGCACACAGGCACGATTTTCTTACAAAAAACAGTCTCTAAGGTTTATTGCCACATCAGCATAAATCGCAGCCTCAGGAAGTTGGTAATATGCAACAGCCTGAACACCGTCtgtacacattcagctttacagtggaaccacagtccctcactgaccccggtcagcataacacggattacagtccgttacctgttggcAACATAGGTTCCCGGAtgtctcttatcctcagaggtatcccatagcGTTAACACAGtatctctgaccccggtcagtatcacaCACGGTTATCAGACCGTCCACTCCGGAAGCATTTCACAGGCCTCCTtgctctggctcagactagccagcactcTCTCCCATGTGCCAAGcacacctccattacataggtgtaaccacccccatataccgatcacatggctagtcaggtgatcttgacatcaccgcaggtccttaaACACACAATCATATACAGGCTTCATCTTGGGTATTCAGGCACAtccctttgggtgggtttgtaggtgactggacccacccagctctccaatcacctggaagccttcccaatgtaaaacaaatccctcagcagtagatctgctgagcaaaacacacccaggcttccatcacagggccgccCACCTCTGCAATACATActgcccattaatcacatgaccagtcgctatgccacataatatatatatttccCGGTTCaggacaattaggattaccataattattaatatttgccaaacgcCAGAATATTGAGAGAGCACATTTTTTAAGGCTTtattattactgcaaagtcaaaagtttacatgcaaTAAGATTACTATGCATTTGATCAGTTCTGGACTGCccgtatgatgatgtcatgtgtttggaagtttCTGATAGTTTTGGcttttttgcaacatctgagttaaatagtgacacacctgtggatgtattttaatgcatgcCTGaagcacactgcttctttgtgtagcatcatgggaaagtctaaagaaatcagccaaaatttcaggaagagaattgtggtcttgcacaagtctggctcatccttgcgtacaatttcaagatacctgaaggtgcctcgttcatctgtacaaacaattatacgcaagtacaaacaagatgggaatgtccagccatcataccgctcaggaagagatgaacgtgctttggtccgacatgtgtatATCAACCCAAGgaaaaaagcaaaagaccttgtgaaggtgatggcggaagctggtaagattgtgtcaatatccaccgtGAAACGCGTACTGTATcagcatgggctgaaaggccactgtgccaggaagaagccattactccaaaagaaacataaaacgccagattaatgtttgcaaatgcacacaggaacaaagattttaatttttgaagacgcgtcctgtggtctgatgaaactaaaatgtaactttttgggcataatgaccacagaggaaaaagggagaagcttggaagcctaagaacaacatcccaactgtgaaacacgggagtTGCAGCATCATGttgtctcaagacatcagccatgaagttaaagcttgggcggaaatgggtcttccaaatggacaatgacccgaagcatactgccaaaatggtaacaaagtggcttaaggataacaaaaccAATGTTTTGgactggccatcacaaagccctaatCTCGgttctattgaaaatttatgggcaaaagcTGAAAAGGCAAGtgcaagcaaggcgacctacaaacctggatcagttacaccagttttgtcaggaggaatgcgcccaaattccaaccaactattgtgagaagattgtggaaggatatcccaaacgtttgacccaagtcattcagtttaagggcaatggtaccaaatacgaaTGAAATGTAtagaaacttttgactttgcagtaagtaataaaaattccttaaaacattctctctctctctctcattattctggcatttggcaaatattaataattggggtcatcctaattgacctaaaactgggaaattattctgatttcatgtcagatactgagaaaGACATGCATGTTTATCTTTTTATAAGGTGTATGTAAATTTCTAGTTTcaactgtgtattttttttattttattcgttAAATGTAAGTAGTAGGTTGTGAATCTGAATCAGTTTTTTGTGGCTTGATAAATTCCTCTATTCTTCATGGATTTTGCTTTCCTCTTGGCctttttataaataaataaataaataaaggtagAATTTTATGGATTTCTTTTTCAGCCCACTAACTTGGTGTTTGATCATGACTTTGCACACTTTTGTATAGTATAAATATTATTTCTGTGTTTTTACCCCAATAAActtttttcttctttgtttttcAGACCAACTTATGATGATATACCTGAAGCAAATATGCTTTCTTCTACTAATGGAAACCAACTGTGTAATCTAGCACTGCAAACACAAAGACATGaacctcctcctccttctatgtTACTAAGTCGGTGCTTGGACATTAACAATGTTTCTGCAGAAACTTCAAAGTGCAACTACAATAAAATGACATTTACACAGACTCGTGACACAAATCCTGCACAGGGACACAATTGCAAAAGTGGTGGAGCACATCCGAGTATGCAAACTGGTTGCCAGGAATCTGAAAGTAAAGCAGCAAATATTatgactttctcctctccaattaaGACGTTACCCTTGAATTCCTCTTGCCAGCAGTTAGGGAAAAACAATAATTTTGAAACACCTCATTTTGTATTATCCGTAGAATCAAGTGAAAATCTAGAGAGAAATTATGAAAGCGGAAAAAGGCATCCTGGGCTTAATGTAACCACATGTTCTTCATCTGGTTTACAAAACACACAACTTGGTCCCAAAGGCAGCTCTTATAACTTGACCTCAGGAACAGTATCTGGAATCAAAAACGTGTTACAATCTCAGGAGCGGAAAGACCATATTCTCAGGGATTGTCTGGAGGACAAAAAGCAAAGAGATGCTACTGGTGGTCATGATGGATTTAAAACGCTAAAAGACGCAGAGATAAAGTTATTAATAAGTAATAAAACAACTGTGGATGACATAATCGAAGAAGTCATATGGAAATACTGCCCTGAATCCTCAGCTTTGATACTGCAAGAAAAAGATAAAGAAAGTGTTTTCTCTTTAAACGTTAAATCAATTACTGGTTACACAAAGGCCTCAAGTCTAAGTTTTGACTGGAAAGTTCCTCTTCAGTTTGAAGATGATCATTCAAAGAGAATGCATTTAGATTTTCTGGAGTCCAGTGTAAATGTTGATGAAGACTACGAATCGAAGCTTAAATGTGTTCTGAGAACAACCCCATTTAAAGAAATAAATATAAAGCCTGACCCTGAAGAACAAATCCTTACCGCTCTGCCTCATGTGCCTCCTTCTTTTGTTGGTAAAACCTGGTCACAAGTAATGTATGAAGACGACTTAAAAGTAGAAGCTCTCGTTAAGCAGTTTAGAAAAGGTAAGTTCCACTGCTACTTTGAGGATGGATCTTTAATAAATGGTAGCAGCAAGAAACATCATAAAATGAAAATAACAAAAGAGAATTGTGAAGCAAATAATGAAGACCAAAAAGAAACCAAAACCTTTAATATGCTACCGCTGTTAGATCACCATTCTGATATTGCTAGTATTAAATCTGAAAAAGTATTTCAATCCACACTTCCTAAACCCTGTAGAAGAACGTGGAGACAAGCTTCAAGATGCCAGGTGGTTAAAGTCAGCCATGGTACTCAAACAAGTTTGGTCAATTTTCCTGTGGTAAAAAAGAAAATCCTGAAAAATGAACAACCACCAGTTTTTGATTTTGTGGATGAAAAGACACCAGATATGAAAACTCGGATGTGTGCGTTAAAACTTCCAGAATCGTATACCAAAATATTAACTCCTTTACAACCGAAAACTATGGTGTATGTTCTTTCTCACCCAGACTTAAAAGCAAATACTAGTAAAGCCGCTTCCATTTGTAGTAGAGGTCGTAATAAATACTCTACTGATAGTAGGGACTCGGTCTTTTATAAATACAAGCAATCCACTCCAAAATATTATGACCCTCTAACAAACCGCATACTTAAAACACCTCCACGAAACTCAATGCGAGGCATTAAGGCACCTTGTGTACGAAAGCTGTTCCGTACACTAAGTAGTGATGTGAATGTTGATAACCTAGATTTTGAGCAGAAGGAGTCCACAAATTCTAAGAAGTCTTTAAGCAATTGTTCTTCTGGCACTCTACATTTTGAATCTAGTACAGGAAAAGATCTAAATACAAGCGTTAAAGGATCTGAGTTATCGGTGAGCCCAGAATGTAATGACACAGTGAAAACTTTGCACCCCGATAAACCATATGCAAATTTTTCACTTTTACCCTTTAAAAGCAGTTTTTCCCGAACCATGGAGGACATCCAGCAAAGTTCCATGATTACAAAATCTATTGCAAAAGCATTAAAACCAAAGAAAATTATACGAAGAGATTCTTCTAAACCCTCAACAAGGATAACCAGGGCAAGAATGGAATCTAGAATTGTTACAAAATCGAAGGATAATCCCCAGAGAATGGTTAAGAAACTAACCCAAGGAAAAGCAACACGCTATAAGCAGCCAAGTAGAAAATCATCTTCTGAAGTTGCAAAATCAACCAGGGGAATAGGTCAGACTTTTCAACCCAGTAAGAAAGTTAGAGGCCAAAGAAGTCTGTTTGCTAGTAGAAATGGGAAAGCACCTGCAAAATCACAATTTGTTTCTGAAAAGCCTGCAAAAAGAAAGCCAAACATTTCTAAAAATAATACTCAAACGAACTACCAGGACACAATTGTTAACAGAACTCGTAGCAGAGTCTCTGAGGGTCCCATCTATAGCACTATCCACCAACTGAGGAGTGGGCTTAAAGCTTCAACTACAGATTCTAGTGCAAGGACTAACAGAACAACAAATAAAAAAGTCAGATGAAACTACTGTTGGACTGTTTGACTTCTAAAACACTGTCTGCTGGAAAACGGGTTTTCtaataaaatgttttttattttttttatgaatttGAAATTTTGATTAAGCTTATTTCAAAATTATTTTACACATTTCCATTTTTATAGATACTTATTGTAAAATTCTAGAGTTGTTTATTTTATAAAGCTATGTCAACTAAAGTATTATAACTGTTTGTGTGTCATTGAACTGTATTGTATATTTGATATCAAATCAACATAAAAAAATGTACAGCTTATGAATATAAGGAAATATCAGATTATAGGCTGTTGAGAGTTAAACTTGCATTcccagcaatatttttttttctctcatgctTTTCAAAAGTATGTGTTGTAGTGTAAGTGTATTAAAATACTCTTACCCAGGTTTCAGTGCAGTTTTAAACGCTGCTCCAGTAGTTTTTTTCACCTCTGGATTGGTGCTACTAATTTCAGTTCCCTGTCCCTAGTTTTATACTTAGTAGCCACCATGTTCTTTTATAGGCGCCGCTCTGGTCCCACGGTGCCaccttgtgactgcaacttctgactgtcAGGAAGTCAGAGGTTACAgttacaagctctcaatgtaagtttaTGAGAGCCTTattttggctctcatagacttacattcagTTGTGACTTCCGGATCCCTcctgcaggtcacaaactgcaggagatcgATCAGAGTGATGCCAATAACAGACaaagacaggtaagtatgagaccAAATGCAGTGAGCTTATGTTAGAAGTACTACACCAgtactgtaataaaaaaaaaaaaacgctggagtggtgctttcagtcCACTTCTGGAGCATGTGACCACTCTTCAGCTTTCCCTGCTCACACATCAACTACTACAATGATGCTTTCTTAATGTAAGTCTAAGACTCCGAAGCCCTATAGTTGTACATTTAGAAAGTATCTTTCGGCCTTTATATAAACCCCTATGTGAGCCGGTTTATCTGATTAGAGGTCACATGATCCAGAAGAGAACTGGGAAGACTGCACTCTGTAAATATTTTTCATACTTATACCTTGTTATGCAGTACTTAATCAAAAGTTTACACACACGTGGGCATGCAATGGTTTTTCTCATTCCAATTTGAATATGCATATTTAGATTCAGACTAAAGGTAGTAAAACCACAAATGTACACAttgaaacaaggagtaaagaattACATGTGAAATAAACCAGATTGTGTTACAACTTAGATTCCTAAAGCGCCTCCCTTTTACTCTGACAGCTGTAAATACCCTTTTGCATTTTCTCAAGCAGCTTTATCCTGTAATCGGGAATGGCTTCCATTGAACCGGTGCACCTTGTTAAGAGTTTGTTTTTAGAATCACCAGCCTTCAGAAAGTTTTTACCATCAGGTGTGTTTTGCCGAGGCAGTGTTGGTACATAATTCCTTACAATGCTGAGCCCTATTTCATATCTGTTCTAAGTCCGAATAAAGCAAGAACCAGTGAACTAGTTAAAGAGAAACAGTCCATCTTTACTTTAAGACATGAACCTTTAAGATATCCTCAAGTGCACCATTTGTCACTAAAATGAAACTTGCTCTCATTAGCACTGCCAAAGAAAAGGAAGAGGAATaattacctctgctgcagaggataagttcattagTGCAGTCAGCTTCAGAAACCGAAAATTGAAAGGGTTAAAGTATCAGAGACATTTCAACATCAGATGCCTCTCAACATCAAATATTCAGAGGAGACTGCAAATTATGGTCACATTTCTGCAAAGAAGCCACAACTGAGCATTGCAAAGAAGATGAAGAGACTTGTTTTTGCCACGTAACACACAGACTGCACATTTGATTAGTGGAAATTTGTTTTGCGGTGTAAACCAAAATTTGAGACTTTTGGTACCAAACTTTGTGAAATGCAGGGAAGGTGAGCAGATGGCTCCAGATGTACAGAGCCCACTGTGAAGCATGCAGGAGAGTTGTGGGGTTTCTTTTCTGGTGTTGATTTACTCCAATTTCAGGGTACATTCACAAGCATGGATACCACAGCATTCTGCAGCAAAATGTCATTCAGTCTGGTTGCACTTAGTGGGGCATCATTTGTGTTGCAACAAGACAGTGATGAACAACACGCTTCCAGATTATGTAAGtgctatatgaccaagaaggaaagCTGCTGTGTCAGAAGACATTGTCTCTGCACACACCCAACCCAAGTGAGCTGCTTTGGGATGAGgtagacagcagagtgaaggcaaaggagCCACCAACGTTCAGCACCCCTGTGGACGCCTTCAAGAGTTTTGGAAAGCCATTAATTCCAAGGGACTACTTGATGACGCTTCTAGAGAGAATGTGGGGTGTAAAGCTGTGATCAGTAAAAGGGAGGTACTTTGAGGAATCAAAAGTTTACCACACAGACTGGTTTGTATCACGTCTCCTTTGTGTCTTTGTTTCCTTCAATCTGAATGTACAAGAAAAGGTATCGCTTTTGGCTGTGTAtgaatgtatatacatatattatacgCACATATATTTGCATATTTTGCATCAATGAATTTTAATGAAAGTTACATTATTATCCTTACTTTcatgttacaggtttaaaaaaatGCTCTATGAAACGAAGTCttttcaaaattttggaaattgttcttgtgttcagtgagatattgttTAAAATCGTAGCTTTCAAATGAAAGGtgctgtactcatttatgctgagcactgtgtgtgtgtgtgtgtatgtatatataatttaGTGAGGATTGAAGAAAATAAATAGCTGTGGGTGCTTCTTTAGGTCTTGCAAACAAATTAGATAAAAGTTGGTTAATGAGATTCTTGCGCCCTAAGGCAGGGTTGGGGTgtaggtgctctgattagatattcataatgcggacttctgacaggtcactgatccctcactgacctgccccctagtttccaTAATGAATATACTAATTAATGTTTTTGAAAAAAATCATGTCACTTAATCAAAATGACGGCGCCTGCGCACTTTCTCTTATCGGTTAGTGCCCATTATCTTccagtgtttaaaaaaaagaaaatcaccatCAATATGGCGCTGTTGGGTGCACCTGCTCATTAGCATCTCACATTTTGATAGATTTTACTGCGCACCACAGTCTACAACAAAATGGCGACGGCACTTGCGCATTAGCATCTCTCAGTGCGAGATAGATGCTACAGCGCAAGTGCCTCCGCCGGCACCTtgatgctgcagtaaaaaaaaatatttacactaCAACAAAATGGTGCCAGAggcggtgcatgcgcagtagcatctatcgcgtaCCGAGAGGTGCTAATGCGCAAGAGCCAGCGTCATTTTGTTGTACTGTACATTTTTTGGGCTGCAGCAACAAGGATTTGGCAGCGTCACTTGCACAGTATCATCTTTCAGAACATGATAATA
The nucleotide sequence above comes from Ranitomeya imitator isolate aRanImi1 chromosome 7, aRanImi1.pri, whole genome shotgun sequence. Encoded proteins:
- the ZDBF2 gene encoding DBF4-type zinc finger-containing protein 2 — its product is MYDRRRRSEEETSAPLQDVDGKGEADYIKVESSSSENVQIAEQPGNGIPPGHYRQGYCSCCQVHYINLEKHLASDNHKQLSTCNRNRLGTSMLMERFLQDVHQYHPQNYHDIRPTYDDIPEANMLSSTNGNQLCNLALQTQRHEPPPPSMLLSRCLDINNVSAETSKCNYNKMTFTQTRDTNPAQGHNCKSGGAHPSMQTGCQESESKAANIMTFSSPIKTLPLNSSCQQLGKNNNFETPHFVLSVESSENLERNYESGKRHPGLNVTTCSSSGLQNTQLGPKGSSYNLTSGTVSGIKNVLQSQERKDHILRDCLEDKKQRDATGGHDGFKTLKDAEIKLLISNKTTVDDIIEEVIWKYCPESSALILQEKDKESVFSLNVKSITGYTKASSLSFDWKVPLQFEDDHSKRMHLDFLESSVNVDEDYESKLKCVLRTTPFKEINIKPDPEEQILTALPHVPPSFVGKTWSQVMYEDDLKVEALVKQFRKGKFHCYFEDGSLINGSSKKHHKMKITKENCEANNEDQKETKTFNMLPLLDHHSDIASIKSEKVFQSTLPKPCRRTWRQASRCQVVKVSHGTQTSLVNFPVVKKKILKNEQPPVFDFVDEKTPDMKTRMCALKLPESYTKILTPLQPKTMVYVLSHPDLKANTSKAASICSRGRNKYSTDSRDSVFYKYKQSTPKYYDPLTNRILKTPPRNSMRGIKAPCVRKLFRTLSSDVNVDNLDFEQKESTNSKKSLSNCSSGTLHFESSTGKDLNTSVKGSELSVSPECNDTVKTLHPDKPYANFSLLPFKSSFSRTMEDIQQSSMITKSIAKALKPKKIIRRDSSKPSTRITRARMESRIVTKSKDNPQRMVKKLTQGKATRYKQPSRKSSSEVAKSTRGIGQTFQPSKKVRGQRSLFASRNGKAPAKSQFVSEKPAKRKPNISKNNTQTNYQDTIVNRTRSRVSEGPIYSTIHQLRSGLKASTTDSSARTNRTTNKKVR